One stretch of Clavibacter michiganensis DNA includes these proteins:
- the sucD gene encoding succinate--CoA ligase subunit alpha, whose translation MSILLDENSKIIVQGLTGSEGTKHAGRMLASGSKVVGGVNPRKAGSTVTIEGVELPIFGSVAEAMAETGADVSVIFVPPAFAKSAVVEAIDAAIPLAVVITEGIPVKDSAEFWSHAKSTGGKTRIVGPNCPGIISPGKSNAGIIPATITEAGPIGLVSKSGTLTYQMMFELRDLGISTAIGIGGDPIIGTTHIDALEAFEADPETRAIVMIGEIGGDAEERAAEYIKAHVTKPVVAYVAGFTAPEGKTMGHAGAIVSGGSGTAQGKKEALEASGVKVGKTPTETANLLREVFAAL comes from the coding sequence ATGTCGATTCTTCTCGACGAGAACAGCAAGATCATCGTCCAGGGCCTCACCGGGTCCGAGGGCACCAAGCACGCGGGCCGCATGCTCGCGTCCGGGAGCAAGGTCGTCGGCGGCGTCAACCCGCGCAAGGCCGGCAGCACGGTCACGATCGAGGGCGTCGAGCTCCCGATCTTCGGCTCCGTCGCCGAGGCCATGGCGGAGACGGGCGCCGACGTGTCGGTCATCTTCGTCCCGCCGGCGTTCGCGAAGAGCGCCGTGGTGGAGGCGATCGACGCCGCCATCCCGCTCGCGGTCGTCATCACCGAGGGCATCCCCGTCAAGGACTCCGCCGAGTTCTGGTCGCACGCCAAGAGCACGGGCGGGAAGACCCGGATCGTCGGCCCGAACTGCCCTGGCATCATCAGCCCCGGCAAGTCGAACGCCGGCATCATCCCGGCCACCATCACCGAGGCCGGCCCCATCGGCCTGGTGTCGAAGTCGGGCACGCTCACCTACCAGATGATGTTCGAGCTGCGCGACCTCGGCATCTCGACCGCCATCGGCATCGGCGGCGACCCGATCATCGGCACCACGCACATCGACGCCCTCGAGGCGTTCGAGGCCGACCCGGAGACGCGCGCCATCGTCATGATCGGCGAGATCGGCGGCGACGCCGAGGAGCGCGCGGCCGAGTACATCAAGGCCCACGTCACCAAGCCGGTCGTCGCGTACGTCGCGGGCTTCACCGCGCCCGAGGGCAAGACCATGGGCCACGCCGGCGCCATCGTGTCCGGCGGCAGCGGCACGGCCCAGGGCAAGAAGGAGGCCCTCGAGGCCTCGGGCGTCAAGGTCGGCAAGACGCCGACCGAGACGGCCAACCTCCTCCGCGAGGTCTTCGCCGCCCTGTAG